A window from Armatimonas rosea encodes these proteins:
- a CDS encoding radical SAM protein, with amino-acid sequence MSEARGQQDAPLPRGRSQGRLEETRLNLLPTLGPQSVSIVLTNACNLRCLTCWSYSPLRKELPMAEWRRKRLGRELLGPLFAELAGLGTERVIFTGGGDPLAHPECLEVFADAKSAGLKVTLISNLTLVRDRVRFLALGLNTILANFSCADPETYVAFHPGRSAADFHVLIALLRQVVAAGTQLKLVFVVCAVNCHVLAKALTLAKALGASVQFKLMSATDETQSLVLSEPQRSALVAQRPELEAIGASANLDAFYTELSGSAPDRFPIDEVGCFAGHWYARVDGDANVRFCCNPSSELTLGNLNAASFTELWRSQAWHALRTRLRSGDFLPGCERCGKFDLNLKVKKQLEK; translated from the coding sequence GTGTCCGAGGCACGAGGACAGCAAGACGCCCCCCTCCCACGGGGGCGGTCACAGGGGCGATTAGAAGAGACACGCCTAAACCTCCTCCCCACTCTCGGTCCGCAGAGTGTCAGTATCGTGCTGACCAACGCCTGCAACCTGCGCTGCCTCACCTGCTGGAGCTACTCGCCGCTACGCAAAGAGCTGCCCATGGCGGAGTGGCGGCGCAAGCGCCTGGGGCGGGAGCTCCTGGGGCCACTCTTTGCCGAGCTCGCCGGACTGGGGACGGAGCGGGTGATCTTCACCGGCGGCGGCGATCCACTGGCCCACCCCGAGTGCCTGGAGGTCTTCGCCGACGCCAAAAGCGCGGGGCTGAAGGTGACCCTGATCTCCAACCTCACCCTGGTGCGGGACCGGGTGCGCTTTCTGGCGCTGGGGCTCAACACGATCTTGGCGAACTTCTCCTGCGCCGATCCCGAGACCTATGTCGCGTTCCATCCGGGGCGCAGTGCGGCCGATTTTCATGTGCTGATCGCACTGCTACGCCAGGTCGTGGCGGCGGGGACACAGCTCAAGCTGGTCTTTGTGGTCTGCGCGGTCAACTGTCATGTCCTAGCCAAGGCCCTCACGCTCGCCAAAGCGCTGGGGGCGTCGGTGCAGTTCAAGCTGATGAGCGCCACCGACGAGACCCAGTCGTTGGTGCTGAGCGAGCCGCAACGCTCCGCGCTTGTTGCCCAGCGCCCCGAGCTGGAGGCGATTGGCGCATCGGCTAACCTGGACGCTTTCTACACCGAGCTCTCCGGGAGCGCGCCGGACCGCTTTCCTATCGACGAGGTCGGGTGCTTTGCGGGGCACTGGTACGCCCGAGTCGATGGCGATGCCAATGTCCGCTTCTGCTGCAACCCCAGCAGCGAGCTGACGCTGGGCAACCTCAACGCGGCCTCCTTCACCGAGCTCTGGCGCTCGCAGGCATGGCACGCCCTGCGCACCCGCCTCCGGTCTGGCGATTTCCTCCCCGGCTGCGAGCGCTGTGGCAAGTTCGATCTCAACCTAAAAGTAAAAAAACAGCTGGAGAAGTAA
- the gcvPA gene encoding aminomethyl-transferring glycine dehydrogenase subunit GcvPA has protein sequence MSYIPNTDADRAKMLAAVGASSISALFDHLPQEVRDAADFSALPDALDDISLRRRLLEVSGKSVTMDSHPCFLGAGIYDHFIPPTVGFVTGRTEFYTAYTPYQPEVSQGVLQSIYEFQSLICQLTGMDICNASMYDGATALAEGVIMAADLTKRRKVLLPSSLHPAFRQVVETYLDPLGITIETLAHDPATGQLPVMADSEAACVVVQSPNFFGTIEDLKAHADAAHAHGALLVASVDPISLGILETPGACGVDILVAEGQGLGCFPAFGGPLLGIFCCKKEYIRRIPGRIVGVTKDTDGNRGFVMTLRTREQDIRRDTATSNICTNQALFALAATVYLASFGKQGMKEVATLCVQKAHYAAEQLASLPGFSLVFSGAFFKEFVIQCPSDPVALNKKLLAAGILGGLPLPGNQMLVCVTEQRSKSEIDQLVECLR, from the coding sequence GTGTCCTATATTCCCAATACCGATGCGGATCGCGCCAAGATGCTGGCGGCGGTCGGGGCGAGCTCGATCAGTGCACTCTTTGACCACCTGCCCCAAGAGGTGCGCGATGCCGCCGATTTCTCCGCGCTCCCCGATGCCCTCGATGACATCAGCCTGCGCCGGCGGCTCCTCGAGGTCTCCGGCAAGTCTGTCACCATGGACTCCCACCCGTGCTTCCTCGGGGCCGGTATCTACGACCACTTTATCCCGCCGACAGTCGGGTTTGTGACCGGGCGCACGGAGTTCTACACCGCCTACACGCCCTACCAGCCCGAGGTCTCTCAAGGTGTCCTCCAGAGCATCTACGAGTTCCAGAGCCTGATCTGCCAGCTCACCGGCATGGATATCTGCAACGCGTCGATGTACGACGGCGCGACGGCCCTCGCCGAGGGGGTCATCATGGCGGCGGACCTGACCAAGCGTCGTAAGGTCCTCCTGCCCAGCTCGCTCCACCCCGCGTTCCGCCAGGTCGTGGAGACCTACCTGGACCCGCTCGGGATCACGATCGAGACGCTCGCCCACGACCCCGCAACCGGCCAGCTTCCCGTGATGGCGGACTCCGAGGCGGCCTGTGTCGTGGTGCAGTCCCCGAACTTCTTTGGGACGATCGAGGACCTCAAGGCCCACGCCGATGCGGCTCATGCCCATGGCGCGCTCTTGGTCGCCTCGGTGGACCCAATCTCGCTGGGGATCCTGGAGACACCCGGTGCGTGCGGCGTGGACATCCTTGTCGCGGAGGGCCAAGGCCTGGGCTGCTTCCCCGCGTTCGGCGGTCCGCTGCTCGGAATCTTCTGCTGCAAGAAAGAGTACATCCGCCGCATCCCCGGCCGCATCGTGGGAGTCACCAAAGACACCGACGGCAACCGGGGCTTTGTGATGACCCTCCGCACCCGCGAGCAGGACATCCGCCGCGATACCGCCACGAGCAATATCTGCACCAACCAGGCGCTCTTTGCCCTGGCCGCGACGGTCTACCTGGCGAGCTTTGGCAAGCAGGGAATGAAGGAAGTGGCGACTCTCTGCGTCCAGAAAGCCCACTACGCCGCTGAGCAGCTCGCCAGCCTTCCGGGCTTCTCGCTTGTCTTCTCGGGGGCGTTCTTCAAGGAGTTTGTGATCCAGTGCCCGAGCGATCCCGTGGCACTGAACAAGAAGCTCCTCGCGGCGGGGATTCTTGGGGGCCTGCCGCTCCCGGGAAACCAGATGCTTGTCTGTGTCACGGAGCAGCGCTCCAAGTCTGAGATCGACCAGCTAGTGGAATGCCTTCGCTAA
- the gcvH gene encoding glycine cleavage system protein GcvH: MSNVPSELKYSKSHEWVKLDGDIATVGITDHAQEELGDIVYVELPEVGRVLAYDDVFGTVESVKAVSELYSPLAGEVVAVNETLTDDPANNGALINSTPYEDGWMLKIRVSDPDALAELLDAEGYKSEIGE, from the coding sequence ATGTCAAACGTACCGAGTGAGCTGAAGTATTCCAAGTCCCATGAGTGGGTCAAGCTAGACGGCGATATCGCCACGGTGGGGATCACCGACCATGCCCAGGAAGAGCTGGGCGATATTGTCTATGTCGAGCTGCCTGAGGTCGGGCGCGTGCTGGCCTACGACGATGTCTTTGGGACGGTCGAGTCGGTCAAGGCGGTCTCCGAGCTCTACTCGCCGCTCGCCGGTGAGGTGGTCGCGGTCAACGAGACCCTCACCGACGATCCCGCTAACAATGGGGCGCTGATCAACTCCACACCCTACGAAGACGGCTGGATGCTCAAGATCCGTGTCTCCGACCCCGATGCCCTGGCCGAGCTGCTCGATGCCGAGGGCTACAAGAGCGAGATCGGGGAGTAG
- a CDS encoding UDP-glucosyltransferase, whose product MRRAPSPLRVLFYAVNGLGLGHLTRTIAIARQLRRLCWALGEPLEVAILTSSEGDGLALVHDFPAFKIPSKNIVAGGGLSAARYRKLGKQWVWNAINLFAPDILVVDTFPAGSFHELYDVLDLGSKNVFVCRAIRADVATQPAFQSALRGYDKIVLPEEDGFNDTPLPEHAREKAVGVPPILLRSVEETYERAEARERLGIPLGATALYASTGGGGDKDAEALFEQLVATARALPEIHFTLGAGMLYRGREFPAPNVSWTRRPVLSECFRAFDGAITAGGFNSVWELLHSGVPCLFLPLARGWDDQEARVERCVAAGAGVRLSGLDPEAITAGLAALPRTIPTLAPRNGALAAAEEILGLVFAEERIDDAALLCDPGPLFAAAQQGVGEEKLLKAAAKRWKDEPEHSPDAAEALLSSLLAPQEMH is encoded by the coding sequence ATGCGCCGTGCTCCTTCCCCGCTACGGGTTCTCTTCTACGCGGTCAATGGCCTCGGGCTGGGGCACTTGACCCGGACGATTGCGATTGCACGCCAGCTACGCCGCCTGTGCTGGGCGCTGGGGGAGCCGCTGGAGGTGGCGATCCTGACCTCAAGCGAGGGCGATGGCCTCGCGCTGGTGCACGACTTTCCCGCCTTTAAGATTCCGTCGAAGAACATTGTTGCCGGAGGAGGACTGAGCGCCGCACGGTACCGAAAACTGGGCAAGCAGTGGGTCTGGAACGCAATCAACCTCTTTGCCCCTGATATCCTCGTGGTCGATACCTTTCCCGCAGGCAGCTTCCATGAGCTCTACGACGTGCTGGACCTGGGGAGCAAGAATGTCTTTGTCTGCCGCGCGATCCGGGCCGACGTGGCGACCCAGCCCGCGTTTCAGAGCGCCCTGCGCGGCTACGACAAGATTGTCCTGCCGGAAGAGGACGGCTTCAACGACACGCCGCTTCCGGAGCACGCTCGCGAGAAAGCAGTCGGGGTGCCGCCGATCTTGCTGCGCTCTGTCGAGGAGACCTACGAGCGGGCTGAGGCACGGGAGCGGCTGGGGATTCCGCTGGGTGCGACCGCGCTCTATGCCTCGACCGGTGGCGGGGGCGATAAAGACGCCGAGGCACTCTTTGAGCAGCTGGTGGCCACCGCGCGGGCGCTCCCGGAGATTCACTTTACGCTCGGTGCGGGGATGCTCTACCGGGGACGAGAGTTTCCGGCGCCCAATGTCTCCTGGACCCGGCGGCCCGTGCTGAGTGAGTGCTTTCGGGCCTTCGATGGCGCGATCACCGCGGGCGGCTTCAACTCGGTCTGGGAGCTGCTCCACAGCGGGGTCCCCTGCCTATTCCTCCCCTTGGCGCGGGGCTGGGACGACCAAGAGGCGCGGGTGGAGCGCTGTGTCGCTGCCGGCGCGGGGGTTCGCCTCAGTGGGCTCGACCCGGAGGCGATCACGGCCGGGCTCGCCGCACTGCCACGCACGATCCCGACGCTTGCGCCGCGCAACGGTGCCCTCGCCGCGGCGGAGGAGATTCTCGGGCTGGTCTTTGCCGAGGAGCGAATCGACGATGCCGCGCTCCTGTGCGATCCCGGTCCGCTCTTCGCCGCGGCGCAGCAGGGTGTCGGCGAGGAGAAGCTCCTCAAGGCCGCCGCCAAGCGCTGGAAAGACGAGCCCGAGCACTCTCCCGATGCCGCCGAGGCGCTGCTCAGCTCGCTCCTTGCGCCGCAAGAGATGCATTGA
- the gcvT gene encoding glycine cleavage system aminomethyltransferase GcvT, which translates to MSENLRRTPLYETHLRSGARLVPFAGWEMPVQYTGVVAEVKAVREATGIFDVSHMGRVWVEGPQAEAFLDYLTVNDVSKLTDGQGQYSLMCYESGGVVDDIIVYRISATGFFVVINAGNRDKDLAWMREKLAGFDATLTDRSDETGLIAVQGPKALELLRGMTQDAIWMGRFQIATVKLGTAGVDLARTGYTGEDGAELVCRADQAALLWDSLIAAGALACGLGARDALRLEAALPLYGHEMDETVNPYEARLGWVVKLDKAANFIGKDVLQAVKASGPARKCVGITLEGKGIPREGYPVCVVGGAPVGHITSGTFSPTVGRGVAMARVESAYAKTGTALEVEIRGARHAATVAALPFYKNV; encoded by the coding sequence ATGAGCGAAAATTTGCGGCGTACGCCGCTCTACGAAACCCATCTACGCAGCGGAGCGCGGCTGGTCCCCTTTGCAGGCTGGGAGATGCCTGTTCAATATACCGGAGTTGTCGCGGAGGTCAAGGCGGTCCGCGAGGCAACGGGAATCTTTGATGTCAGCCACATGGGCCGCGTCTGGGTCGAAGGGCCGCAAGCCGAGGCATTTCTGGACTACCTCACGGTCAACGATGTCAGCAAGCTCACCGATGGCCAGGGTCAGTACAGCCTGATGTGCTACGAGAGCGGCGGCGTGGTCGATGACATCATTGTCTACCGCATCTCCGCCACGGGATTCTTTGTGGTGATCAATGCGGGCAACCGCGATAAGGACCTCGCCTGGATGCGCGAGAAGCTCGCGGGCTTCGATGCCACCCTCACCGACCGCTCCGACGAGACCGGGCTGATCGCGGTGCAGGGCCCCAAGGCGCTGGAGCTGCTCCGCGGGATGACCCAGGATGCGATCTGGATGGGGCGCTTTCAGATCGCGACCGTCAAGCTGGGCACGGCGGGAGTCGATCTGGCGCGCACGGGCTACACGGGCGAGGACGGTGCCGAGCTGGTCTGCCGCGCCGACCAGGCCGCCCTGCTCTGGGACTCGCTGATTGCGGCGGGAGCGCTTGCCTGTGGCCTCGGGGCGCGCGATGCCCTGCGACTGGAGGCGGCCTTGCCCCTCTACGGCCACGAGATGGACGAGACCGTGAACCCCTACGAGGCGCGCCTGGGCTGGGTGGTGAAGCTCGACAAAGCCGCGAACTTTATCGGAAAAGACGTGTTGCAAGCCGTGAAGGCGAGCGGCCCGGCGCGAAAGTGTGTTGGAATCACGCTGGAGGGCAAGGGCATCCCCCGCGAGGGCTATCCGGTCTGCGTGGTGGGCGGTGCGCCTGTCGGGCACATCACGTCGGGGACCTTCTCCCCCACCGTGGGCCGCGGGGTCGCCATGGCCCGTGTCGAGAGCGCCTACGCAAAGACGGGCACTGCCCTTGAGGTCGAGATTCGGGGAGCGCGCCATGCGGCAACAGTCGCGGCCCTGCCCTTTTATAAGAATGTCTGA
- a CDS encoding UDP-N-acetylmuramate--L-alanine ligase: protein MPHAHFIGLCGAGMSAVAKLLLDADWSVSGSDEGFYPPISHVIQRYGIPCAIGYRADNIPEDADWIVIGKHAKLVPEQNEEVAAALESGKRVLSFPEAIAELLGERTSLVVAGSFGKSSCTALLAHVLRHAGKDPSYFIGAEALDFPDNGHLGNGSEFVLEGDEYPAANWDNRSKFLFYQAQALLVTSGEHDHVNVFPKLDDYLRPFAQLVTSLPESGLIVACATGANLGHVMENARAQVVWYAREEHEDTDWYATQIQRDSGLTRFTLCHQGTEVCQLTTRQLGDHSVENIVGVSALLIELGLVSPEELAAGVAAFSGVRRRLERLNPATLPPVYNDFGSSYAKCRAGITTILQSFPGKRVRVCFEPHTFSFRNREAIGWYNTLFAGVERVYLFQPPAHGAATHSQLSQAEIAARIEASGVGVKTVSSADALLSALKADVSVADDVILFETSGGFDGAIPRVAGTVWGSLGS from the coding sequence ATGCCTCATGCACACTTTATCGGGCTCTGCGGCGCGGGGATGAGCGCGGTCGCAAAGCTGCTTCTTGATGCCGACTGGAGCGTCTCCGGTTCCGATGAGGGTTTCTATCCCCCGATCTCCCACGTGATCCAGCGCTACGGCATTCCCTGCGCCATTGGCTACCGCGCCGACAACATCCCCGAAGACGCCGACTGGATCGTGATCGGCAAGCACGCCAAGCTCGTCCCTGAGCAAAACGAAGAAGTGGCAGCGGCCCTGGAGTCGGGCAAGCGCGTGCTCTCTTTTCCCGAGGCGATCGCGGAGCTCTTGGGGGAGCGGACCTCGCTGGTGGTGGCGGGGAGCTTTGGCAAGTCGAGCTGCACCGCGCTGCTGGCCCATGTGCTGCGCCACGCCGGAAAGGACCCGTCGTACTTTATCGGGGCCGAGGCACTAGACTTCCCCGACAACGGGCACCTGGGCAATGGCAGCGAGTTTGTCCTAGAGGGCGATGAGTACCCCGCCGCCAACTGGGACAACCGGAGCAAGTTCCTGTTCTACCAGGCCCAGGCGCTCCTGGTGACCTCGGGCGAGCACGATCATGTCAATGTCTTTCCCAAGCTCGATGACTACCTTCGTCCGTTTGCCCAGCTCGTGACAAGCCTCCCCGAGAGCGGCCTGATTGTCGCCTGCGCCACGGGGGCCAACCTGGGCCACGTGATGGAGAATGCGCGGGCACAGGTGGTCTGGTACGCTCGCGAGGAGCACGAGGACACCGACTGGTACGCGACTCAGATCCAGCGCGACAGCGGCCTGACACGCTTTACCCTCTGTCACCAAGGCACGGAGGTCTGCCAGCTCACCACGCGCCAGCTCGGGGACCATAGTGTGGAGAACATTGTCGGGGTCTCGGCACTCCTGATCGAGCTGGGGCTAGTCTCGCCGGAGGAGCTCGCCGCGGGCGTGGCTGCCTTCTCGGGGGTGCGGCGGCGGCTGGAGCGGCTCAACCCCGCAACACTTCCGCCCGTCTACAACGACTTTGGCTCCAGCTACGCCAAGTGCCGCGCGGGGATCACGACGATCTTGCAGAGCTTTCCGGGCAAGCGGGTCCGGGTCTGCTTCGAGCCCCACACCTTCAGCTTCCGCAACCGCGAGGCGATCGGCTGGTACAACACGCTCTTTGCCGGGGTCGAGCGGGTCTACCTGTTCCAGCCGCCTGCCCACGGTGCCGCGACCCACTCCCAGCTCTCCCAGGCGGAGATCGCAGCCCGGATCGAGGCCAGCGGGGTGGGAGTCAAGACTGTCAGCTCCGCCGATGCCCTGCTCAGTGCGCTCAAGGCGGATGTCTCGGTCGCCGACGATGTGATTCTCTTTGAGACAAGCGGGGGATTTGACGGCGCGATTCCACGGGTGGCCGGAACTGTTTGGGGCAGTTTGGGGTCTTGA